A section of the Vitis riparia cultivar Riparia Gloire de Montpellier isolate 1030 unplaced genomic scaffold, EGFV_Vit.rip_1.0 scaffold418_pilon_pilon, whole genome shotgun sequence genome encodes:
- the LOC117909844 gene encoding phenylalanine--tRNA ligase, chloroplastic/mitochondrial-like isoform X2: protein MLIHFRGATARHHHFMAVAISLVQSTLFSKPSIFLRRNALNGFSFSIPFSSSSAQKIQSHKWRQPVVSVLELGGVEIGKDDVVRDDPTNNVPDEIFSKLGMQLHRRDQHPIGILKNAIYDYFDANYSNKFDKFDDLCPIVSTKENFDDVLVPPDHISRSYNDTYYIDPQTVLRCHTSAHQAELLRRGHTHFLVTGDVYRRDSIDSTHYPVFHQMEGVRVFLPGDWEASGMDGTSYAAEDLKKCLEGLARHLFGDVEMRWIDTYFPFTNPSFELEIYFQEKWLEVLGCGVTEQEILKKSGKTDNVAWAFGLGLERLAMVLFGIPDIRLFWSTDERFTSQFSKGQLGVKFKPFSKYPPCYKDMSFWINESFTENNLCEVVRGVAGDLVEEYLFSFVRADNWFGSPASFFTGFRAAVCV from the exons ATGCTTATCCACTTCAGAGGAGCTACTGCTCGCCACCACCACTTCATGGCTGTAGCCATTTCACTTGTTCAATCCACTCTCTTCTCCAAACCCTCCATTTTTCTCCGCAGAAATGCCCTCAATGgcttttccttttccattccTTTCTCCTCTTCTTCTGCTCAGAAGATTCAGAGTCACAAGTGGAGGCAACCGGTGGTCTCGGTTCTGGAGCTCGGTGGAGTTGAGATTGGCAAAGATG ATGTGGTGAGAGACGATCCAACAAACAATGTTCCggatgaaattttttcaaaacttggaATGCAGCTTCACAGGAGGGATCAACACCCAATTGGAATTCTGAAGAATGcaatatatgattattttgatGCCAATTACTCAAACAAATTTGATAAGTTTGACGACCTTTGCCCCATAGTCTCCACAAAAGAG AATTTTGATGATGTTTTGGTTCCTCCTGATCACATCAGTAGGAGTTACAATGATACATACTACATTGATCCTCAAACTGTCTTGAGGTGTCACACCAGTGCTCATCAAGCAGAGCTGTTGAGGAGGGGACACACTCATTTCCTTGTGACTGGAGATGTTTATCGTAGAGATTCCATTGATTCAACTCACTACCCTGTTTTTCATCAG ATGGAAGGTGTTCGTGTCTTCTTGCCAGGTGATTGGGAGGCATCTGGAATGGATGGCACATCTTATGCTGCTGAGGATTTAAAGAAATGTCTTGAGGGCTTGGCACGGCACTTGTTTG GTGATGTGGAAATGCGCTGGATTGATACATACTTCCCTTTCACCAACCCATCATTTGAACTTGAGATATATTTTCAG GAGAAATGGTTGGAAGTTTTAGGTTGTGGGGTGACAGAGCaagaaatattaaagaaaagtgGTAAAACAGATAATGTTGCTTGGGCTTTTGGGCTTGGATTGGAACGTCTAGCAATGGTTCTATTTGGGATACCAGATATTCGGCTTTTCTGGTCAACTGATGAGCGGTTCACTTCTCAA TTCTCAAAGGGCCAGCTAGGGGTCAAGTTCAAGCCATTTTCAAAG TATCCTCCTTGTTATAAGGACATGAGTTTTTGGATTAATGAGTCATTCACAGAAAACAATTTATGTGAGGTTGTTAGAGGAGTTGCTGGAGATCTTGTCGAGGAG TATCTTTTCTCCTTTGTGAGGGCAGATAACTGGTTTGGGTCCCCTGCATCATTTTTCACAGGTTTCAGAGCTGCTGTATGtgtatag